A window of Verrucomicrobiia bacterium contains these coding sequences:
- a CDS encoding UxaA family hydrolase, giving the protein MMQGYLRSDGRKGIRNVLVVAYLVECAHHVAREIVGAFRGRPVHLIGFPGCYPNDYAFRMMQRLCTHPNVGGALLVALGCESFNRAELARQIAATGRPVETLVIQESGGTRRSIERGCEWVGGALRRLETVPRVEMEVRELVVGTICGGSDATSGITANPAAGRAFDMLVAEGAAAIFEETGELIGCEPIMAARAARPELAPEIVACVAKAARHYATLGHGSFAPGNAEGGLTTQEEKSMGAYSKSGQSPIVGLLKPGDVPPTGGLYLLDVVPDGEVRFGFANICDNAEIAELMACGAHVTLFTTGRGSVVGSAIAPVIKICANPETYRRLAEDMDINAGRILEGEATLEEVGREIYEKVLRTAGGEPTASERLGHQEFILTYKTFEPLGPACLPRV; this is encoded by the coding sequence ATGATGCAGGGTTATCTACGGAGTGATGGTCGGAAGGGGATTCGCAACGTGCTGGTGGTGGCGTACCTGGTGGAATGCGCCCACCATGTGGCGCGGGAGATTGTGGGGGCTTTTCGCGGGCGGCCGGTGCATCTCATTGGTTTTCCGGGGTGTTATCCCAATGACTATGCCTTTCGGATGATGCAGCGTTTGTGCACGCATCCGAATGTGGGAGGGGCCTTGTTGGTTGCGCTGGGGTGTGAGAGTTTCAATCGGGCGGAGCTGGCCAGACAGATTGCGGCGACGGGGCGGCCGGTGGAGACACTGGTGATTCAGGAGAGCGGGGGGACGCGGCGCAGTATTGAGCGGGGATGTGAATGGGTGGGCGGGGCGTTAAGGAGGTTGGAAACCGTGCCGCGTGTGGAGATGGAGGTGCGGGAGCTGGTGGTGGGCACGATCTGCGGCGGGTCGGATGCAACCAGCGGGATTACGGCGAATCCGGCGGCGGGGCGGGCCTTTGATATGTTGGTGGCGGAGGGGGCGGCGGCGATTTTTGAGGAGACAGGGGAATTGATTGGGTGCGAGCCGATCATGGCGGCGCGCGCGGCGCGGCCGGAGCTGGCGCCGGAGATTGTGGCGTGTGTGGCGAAGGCGGCGCGTCACTATGCCACTTTGGGGCACGGCAGTTTTGCGCCGGGGAATGCGGAGGGGGGCCTGACCACGCAGGAGGAGAAAAGCATGGGGGCGTACAGCAAGAGCGGCCAGTCGCCCATAGTTGGGCTGTTGAAGCCCGGCGACGTGCCGCCCACGGGGGGGCTGTATCTGCTGGATGTGGTGCCGGACGGGGAGGTGCGGTTTGGCTTTGCCAATATTTGTGACAATGCGGAGATTGCCGAGTTGATGGCGTGTGGCGCGCATGTGACGCTTTTTACGACGGGCCGGGGGTCGGTGGTAGGATCGGCCATTGCCCCGGTGATAAAAATCTGCGCCAATCCGGAGACGTACCGGCGGCTGGCGGAGGACATGGACATCAACGCGGGCCGGATTCTGGAGGGGGAAGCCACGTTGGAGGAGGTGGGGCGGGAGATTTATGAGAAGGTGCTGCGCACGGCCGGGGGTGAACCGACG
- a CDS encoding UxaA family hydrolase, which translates to MRMETDKRLLRLAAEDNVLTAITTLAAGEEVWIEGERVRLDARVPLGFKVAARAIRQGEKVLKYGVPIGSATAEIRRGEVVHTHNLKSDYLPTYTWERQAEYFGQTH; encoded by the coding sequence ATGAGGATGGAAACTGACAAACGGCTGTTGCGACTGGCGGCGGAGGATAATGTGCTTACCGCCATCACGACGCTGGCGGCGGGAGAGGAAGTGTGGATAGAGGGGGAGAGGGTGCGTTTGGACGCGCGCGTGCCGCTGGGGTTCAAGGTGGCGGCGCGGGCGATTCGGCAGGGGGAGAAGGTGCTGAAGTATGGGGTGCCGATTGGTTCGGCGACGGCGGAGATCCGGCGGGGCGAGGTGGTGCACACCCACAATCTGAAGAGTGATTATCTGCCGACTTACACCTGGGAGCGGCAGGCAGAGTATTTTGGTCAAACGCATTGA
- a CDS encoding lamin tail domain-containing protein, with translation VLGPGEYRMVWCDGQVEQSAGTNLHTNFRLTGGSGSVALVMPVDGQLGVLDYLNYTNLAPGQSYGDYPNGQMFYRQVFAQATPGRSNAATAVVVQAAEVRINEWMASNTRTLQEPNGLAYEDWFELYNPGNEPVNLAGYYLTDAPNAAPQKFQIPPGYVIPPRGFLLVWADNAPHRNSTNSPELHVNFALSRNGDDIGLFAPDGRLVDLVVFGAQTSDVSQGRFPDGSASIQTLASPTPGRPNVGGQPSQPPVFNLADVRVNGSLINLGFQTTAGKRYQVQYKNRLNDTLWLNFGGPQTATGATLTVQDNILTQPSRFYRVIEVP, from the coding sequence GTGTTGGGGCCTGGGGAGTATCGGATGGTGTGGTGTGACGGGCAGGTGGAGCAGAGTGCGGGGACGAATTTGCACACGAATTTCCGGCTGACGGGGGGCAGCGGGTCGGTGGCGTTGGTGATGCCGGTGGACGGGCAGTTGGGGGTGCTGGATTATCTGAACTACACGAATCTGGCGCCGGGTCAGAGTTATGGGGACTACCCCAACGGCCAGATGTTCTACCGGCAGGTGTTCGCTCAGGCCACACCGGGCCGCAGCAATGCCGCCACGGCCGTGGTGGTGCAGGCGGCCGAGGTGCGGATCAATGAATGGATGGCCAGCAATACGCGCACTTTGCAGGAGCCGAACGGGCTGGCGTATGAGGACTGGTTCGAGCTGTACAATCCGGGCAATGAGCCGGTCAATCTGGCGGGCTATTACTTGACGGATGCGCCGAATGCCGCGCCGCAGAAATTCCAGATTCCGCCTGGATACGTCATTCCGCCGCGGGGCTTTTTGCTGGTGTGGGCGGACAATGCGCCACATCGCAACAGCACGAATTCACCGGAGCTGCATGTCAACTTTGCGCTCAGCCGCAACGGCGATGACATCGGGCTGTTTGCTCCGGATGGCCGATTGGTGGATTTGGTGGTTTTTGGGGCGCAGACTTCGGATGTGAGTCAGGGACGTTTCCCGGATGGGTCGGCGAGCATCCAAACGCTGGCCAGTCCGACGCCGGGCCGGCCGAATGTGGGCGGGCAGCCGAGCCAGCCGCCGGTGTTCAATCTGGCGGATGTGCGGGTGAACGGCAGCCTGATTAATCTGGGCTTCCAGACGACGGCCGGCAAGCGTTACCAGGTGCAGTACAAGAACCGCCTGAACGATACGCTGTGGTTGAATTTTGGCGGGCCGCAGACGGCCACGGGCGCCACCCTGACGGTACAGGACAACATACTGACGCAGCCCAGCCGGTTCTATCGGGTGATCGAAGTGCCTTAG